A stretch of Synechococcus sp. WH 8020 DNA encodes these proteins:
- the psb27 gene encoding photosystem II protein Psb27 — protein MIAVLKRLTSRLINVSLALCLGLSLLVTACGNESSTLTGDYVQDTVAVAHAIHDTLALPQDAANHQEAEGEARDLITKYVSRYRARPKVNGLSSFTTMQTALNSLAGHYNNYTNRPVPEALKARIDKELSKAEKAAVRGT, from the coding sequence ATGATCGCCGTACTGAAACGCCTTACCAGCCGTCTAATCAATGTGAGCCTGGCCCTTTGCCTTGGGCTTTCTTTGCTCGTGACGGCCTGCGGAAACGAATCGTCCACGCTGACCGGGGACTACGTCCAAGACACCGTGGCTGTTGCCCATGCCATTCACGACACTTTGGCGTTGCCCCAGGACGCGGCTAATCACCAAGAGGCGGAAGGAGAGGCACGCGACTTAATCACCAAATATGTTTCGCGTTACAGAGCCCGTCCCAAGGTGAACGGCTTGAGTTCGTTCACAACGATGCAAACCGCACTCAACTCCTTAGCTGGTCACTACAACAACTACACCAACCGTCCCGTTCCCGAAGCTCTAAAAGCCAGAATTGACAAGGAGCTGAGCAAGGCCGAGAAAGCAGCAGTTCGCGGCACTTAA